In the genome of Hugenholtzia roseola DSM 9546, one region contains:
- a CDS encoding SGNH/GDSL hydrolase family protein — protein sequence MLTQKLQSYLRYFGMSLMAGLVLTACEPELDPPTPSKGTADFSKYIALGNSLTSGYADGALYRQGQINSYPNMIATSLKEAGLLQGEFKQPLVPEGNGSGGASGRLQLQIVNGAPLPVATENDPTVFQSVAAQAPFQNLGVPGARSFHLVTPLFGAPQGGNPFFTRFCTAPGEKSVLDEAVAQAPTFFTLWIGNNDVLGYALAGGDGGAGDQITSTQVLQGSIAGVVGGLKQANPNVKGAIANIPAILKIPYFTFIPHNFLSQEQATLIYTGVRAAVEAQARPTVEAAVRQQVTAAVAQVVRETMVTPQVTAAVRQQVVAQVTATVREQARQQALAQGASEAQAAAAADAFVASAEGQALIEQNVEAQMASEQVQALIAQNVEAQMASPQVQAGIEAEVNTRMQSAEIQAIIAQQLANVVAAIGLPSEIGAQNPFLIETERTAQNPAGIRVATPEDMILLAVGSYVSTPAFQAFPVLPGRFVLDSEEQGEINNAIASYNSVIAEIAQANDLALVDMSGFFNEVQSGFVYNGVSYSPTFITGGAFSLDGIHLTDRGYALAANEFIKAINAKYNATISPVPVNQYRGILFP from the coding sequence ATGCTAACACAGAAACTACAATCTTACCTCCGTTATTTTGGCATGAGCCTGATGGCAGGCTTGGTCTTGACGGCTTGCGAACCAGAATTAGACCCACCTACCCCTTCGAAAGGAACGGCAGATTTTAGCAAATACATTGCCTTAGGCAATTCCCTTACTTCGGGTTATGCAGATGGGGCTTTGTACCGTCAGGGTCAAATCAATTCCTATCCCAATATGATTGCGACAAGCCTCAAAGAAGCAGGGCTTTTGCAAGGCGAATTTAAGCAGCCCCTTGTGCCAGAAGGCAACGGTTCGGGCGGTGCTTCGGGGCGTTTGCAGTTGCAAATCGTAAATGGTGCGCCACTTCCTGTCGCTACCGAAAATGACCCTACTGTTTTCCAATCGGTAGCGGCACAAGCTCCTTTTCAAAATTTGGGCGTTCCCGGGGCGCGTTCTTTCCACTTAGTTACGCCTCTTTTTGGCGCACCGCAAGGGGGAAATCCTTTCTTTACCCGTTTTTGTACTGCGCCCGGTGAAAAATCGGTCTTAGACGAAGCCGTTGCACAAGCTCCTACTTTCTTTACCCTTTGGATAGGCAACAACGACGTATTAGGTTATGCCTTAGCAGGCGGCGATGGCGGTGCAGGCGACCAAATCACGTCTACACAAGTACTGCAAGGCTCTATCGCAGGCGTAGTAGGTGGTTTGAAGCAAGCCAATCCGAATGTAAAAGGTGCGATTGCCAATATTCCTGCCATCTTGAAGATTCCTTATTTTACCTTCATTCCGCATAACTTTCTCTCTCAGGAGCAGGCTACGCTTATCTATACTGGTGTGCGTGCTGCCGTAGAAGCACAAGCGCGTCCTACCGTAGAAGCGGCTGTTCGTCAGCAAGTTACGGCGGCGGTAGCGCAGGTGGTACGTGAAACAATGGTTACGCCACAAGTTACGGCGGCTGTCCGTCAGCAAGTTGTGGCACAGGTTACGGCGACAGTTCGCGAGCAGGCACGCCAGCAAGCCCTTGCACAAGGCGCAAGTGAGGCGCAGGCAGCCGCAGCCGCTGATGCTTTTGTCGCAAGCGCGGAAGGGCAGGCTTTGATTGAGCAAAATGTAGAAGCGCAGATGGCTTCCGAGCAGGTACAAGCCCTTATCGCCCAAAATGTAGAAGCGCAAATGGCTTCACCACAGGTACAGGCTGGCATAGAGGCAGAGGTAAATACACGCATGCAATCGGCTGAAATTCAGGCAATTATCGCACAACAGTTGGCAAATGTAGTTGCTGCTATCGGTCTTCCTTCTGAAATTGGAGCGCAAAATCCGTTCCTGATAGAAACCGAGCGCACTGCTCAAAATCCTGCGGGTATTCGTGTGGCTACACCCGAAGATATGATTCTTTTGGCAGTAGGTTCGTATGTAAGCACGCCTGCTTTCCAAGCGTTCCCTGTTTTGCCCGGTCGTTTTGTCTTAGATTCGGAAGAGCAAGGCGAAATCAACAACGCCATTGCTTCTTACAATAGCGTGATTGCAGAAATTGCGCAAGCAAATGACTTGGCACTGGTAGATATGTCAGGCTTCTTCAACGAAGTACAATCTGGTTTTGTGTATAATGGCGTGAGCTACAGCCCTACTTTCATCACAGGTGGTGCGTTCAGCTTAGACGGTATTCACCTAACCGATAGAGGCTATGCTTTGGCTGCCAATGAGTTTATCAAGGCTATCAATGCCAAATACAACGCCACTATCTCACCTGTTCCCGTCAATCAGTATCGCGGAATTTTGTTCCCCTAA
- a CDS encoding OmpP1/FadL family transporter gives MKKVLASLAAGLLLSGSAMASGYQVVLQGSRVTGLGNCGVGYVAGAASLWFNPGAMGMVKKSSIMLGANSVNSTIKYLSPAPSTYTAESESPMGTPFFAYGVYKINDKLVAGLGVVTPYGSTVKWNPDWEGQFVLRDLSLSSFYIQPTVSYKINDQLSIGAGVDFAIGSVELNRGVPLADQNGNYGNANLKGSSKLGVGFNVGVYYEPTEKLSVGLSYRSRINAVVEEGDVTFDVPSLAAGNFQATQFSAELPLPSVASLGVAFYPLAEKEKMMVTAEAALTAWSAYEELRFDYNAPVAGTTSTVSKRNYKDSFVFKLGVEYQPIENLQLRVGGYFDQAAAPDGYMTPETPDTNTLGLTLGVGYTIAEKFTVDVHYLNVNREKRENVAAPDAGTLSGTFHPGAHIFGMGLSYSF, from the coding sequence ATGAAAAAAGTTTTAGCCTCTCTTGCGGCGGGTTTGCTATTGAGCGGTTCGGCAATGGCAAGCGGCTATCAGGTTGTACTACAAGGTAGTAGGGTTACGGGTTTAGGCAACTGCGGCGTGGGCTATGTAGCAGGGGCGGCAAGCCTTTGGTTTAACCCTGGTGCGATGGGTATGGTCAAGAAAAGTTCGATTATGTTGGGTGCAAATAGTGTCAATTCCACAATCAAATACCTTTCACCTGCCCCAAGCACTTATACGGCAGAGAGCGAATCGCCAATGGGTACGCCTTTTTTCGCCTATGGTGTGTATAAAATCAACGACAAGTTAGTAGCAGGCTTAGGGGTTGTTACGCCTTATGGTTCTACGGTGAAATGGAATCCAGATTGGGAAGGGCAGTTTGTATTGCGCGATTTGAGTCTTTCTTCGTTTTATATCCAACCGACGGTGAGCTATAAAATCAATGACCAGTTGAGCATCGGGGCAGGGGTAGATTTTGCTATCGGCAGCGTCGAACTCAATAGAGGCGTTCCTTTGGCAGACCAAAACGGCAATTATGGTAATGCGAACTTAAAGGGCAGCTCTAAATTGGGCGTAGGCTTCAATGTGGGCGTTTATTACGAGCCTACCGAAAAATTATCAGTCGGTTTGAGCTATCGTTCGCGCATCAATGCCGTAGTAGAAGAAGGGGACGTAACCTTCGATGTGCCTTCCTTAGCCGCAGGCAACTTCCAAGCGACTCAATTTAGTGCTGAATTGCCTTTGCCTTCGGTGGCGAGTTTGGGCGTAGCTTTCTATCCTTTGGCAGAGAAGGAAAAAATGATGGTGACGGCAGAGGCTGCACTTACGGCGTGGTCGGCATACGAAGAATTGCGCTTCGACTACAATGCGCCTGTGGCAGGCACCACTTCTACGGTTTCGAAACGCAACTACAAAGATTCTTTTGTGTTTAAATTAGGGGTAGAATATCAGCCTATAGAAAACTTGCAGTTGCGCGTTGGGGGTTATTTCGACCAAGCCGCTGCGCCTGATGGCTACATGACTCCCGAAACGCCCGATACCAATACGCTTGGTCTTACCTTAGGCGTTGGTTATACCATTGCTGAAAAATTCACTGTCGATGTGCATTACTTGAATGTTAATCGTGAGAAGCGCGAAAACGTGGCTGCCCCAGATGCAGGTACATTGAGCGGAACTTTCCACCCTGGCGCACATATTTTCGGCATGGGCTTGTCTTATAGCTTCTAA
- a CDS encoding D-alanyl-D-alanine carboxypeptidase/D-alanyl-D-alanine-endopeptidase produces the protein MKIFMLSIKLYFNFKGLLSVFLIAFWGLFLAPFHTNLGQDKADYLSQLDKEMEGDIFANSFHGFVLYDLDSQKYLYEYNADKYFTPASNVKIATLFAALTWLPDSLPAFQYLVKGDSLIFWGTGDPTLLHSRFQNDTLIKFLDLAKDYKLYFSYTNYNDESYGEGWAWEDYRSEDGVEKSPLPIYQNMVELSADGSCAVVCKPTYFVDFLVNKEDIEVKKFAIFRSLQNNDFFYNLSGDIDETVTQTLPFKPTPELIIALLSDTLKREISLIDYPIPAHAKTVYHSLKLPVLERMMQRSDNFLAEQLLLLCAHERFNTLNTEMIIEYTLRKKLRKLSHQPRWVDGSGLSRYNLFTPRSFVEILTQMRKILPNETLLYNLFAVGGKKGTLARRYTKYPPFLYAKTGTLSNNHSVSGYLTTKSGRRWCFSFLNNHHMHSPSKIANQMEKILTQLYLKY, from the coding sequence ATGAAAATATTTATGTTATCTATCAAATTATATTTCAATTTTAAAGGCTTGCTTTCAGTTTTTCTGATAGCGTTTTGGGGGCTTTTCCTCGCTCCTTTTCATACCAACTTAGGGCAAGATAAAGCAGATTATTTAAGTCAATTAGACAAAGAAATGGAAGGCGATATTTTTGCCAATAGTTTTCATGGTTTTGTCCTTTATGATTTAGATAGTCAAAAGTATTTGTACGAATACAATGCGGATAAGTATTTTACCCCTGCCTCTAATGTCAAGATAGCGACGCTTTTTGCGGCTCTGACGTGGCTACCCGATTCGCTGCCCGCTTTTCAGTATTTGGTAAAAGGCGATTCGCTGATTTTTTGGGGAACAGGTGACCCTACTTTGTTGCATAGTCGTTTTCAGAACGATACACTTATCAAATTTTTAGACTTGGCAAAAGACTATAAACTCTATTTTTCTTACACCAACTACAACGACGAATCCTATGGCGAGGGCTGGGCATGGGAAGATTATAGAAGCGAAGATGGTGTAGAAAAGTCGCCGTTGCCGATTTACCAAAATATGGTGGAACTCTCGGCTGATGGCAGCTGTGCGGTGGTCTGTAAGCCTACTTATTTTGTTGATTTTTTAGTCAATAAAGAAGATATAGAAGTTAAAAAGTTTGCGATTTTTCGCAGCCTACAAAACAACGATTTTTTCTATAATCTAAGCGGCGATATAGACGAAACCGTAACCCAAACACTACCCTTCAAGCCTACGCCTGAATTGATAATTGCTTTATTATCAGACACTTTAAAACGCGAAATTTCGCTTATAGACTATCCCATTCCTGCCCATGCCAAGACGGTGTATCATAGTTTGAAGTTGCCTGTTTTGGAGCGCATGATGCAGCGGAGTGATAATTTTTTAGCCGAACAACTTTTACTTTTGTGTGCGCATGAGCGGTTTAATACGCTCAATACTGAAATGATTATTGAATATACTTTGAGGAAGAAATTGCGAAAACTAAGTCATCAGCCGCGTTGGGTAGATGGTTCGGGGCTTTCGCGTTACAACCTTTTTACGCCGCGCTCTTTTGTAGAAATTCTGACCCAAATGCGTAAAATCTTACCTAACGAAACTTTGCTTTACAATCTTTTTGCCGTAGGAGGCAAAAAGGGAACTTTGGCGCGACGCTATACCAAATATCCGCCTTTTTTGTATGCCAAGACAGGTACTTTGAGCAACAACCATTCTGTTTCGGGCTACCTAACGACCAAATCGGGCAGGCGTTGGTGTTTCTCCTTTCTAAACAACCACCACATGCACAGTCCGAGCAAGATTGCCAATCAGATGGAAAAAATCTTGACCCAGTTGTATCTTAAATATTAA
- a CDS encoding winged helix-turn-helix domain-containing protein has translation MTDLRSILANLDKAFNNRIRLAIMTALSQNDWTDFNALKIALDLTDGNLASHIAALEECDYVKVKKRFIGKKPNTSYSLSERGKRAYFVHLNALKELMSQTKM, from the coding sequence ATGACCGACCTTCGTAGTATCCTTGCCAACCTCGACAAAGCCTTCAATAATCGCATCAGATTGGCTATCATGACGGCACTCTCACAAAACGATTGGACAGACTTTAATGCCCTTAAAATCGCCTTAGACCTCACCGACGGCAACTTAGCCAGCCATATCGCCGCCTTAGAGGAGTGCGATTATGTCAAAGTCAAGAAGCGTTTTATCGGCAAAAAGCCCAACACCTCTTATAGCCTTTCCGAAAGGGGCAAGCGTGCCTATTTTGTCCATCTCAACGCCTTGAAAGAATTGATGAGCCAAACCAAGATGTAA
- the ftsY gene encoding signal recognition particle-docking protein FtsY, with translation MSIFKRFFTKEQKQTLDKGLEKSKSSFFDKVSKALIGKSKVDDDVLDDLENILVASDVGVETTVKIIKRIEERVAKDKYATTSELDRILREEIAALLSENSTPAQNFDLPAQTKPYVLMVVGVNGVGKTTTIGKLAAQYKAAGKKVVLGAADTFRAAAVEQLITWGNRVGVPVVSKGMGVHPATVAFDAVDFAMKEEADIVIIDTAGRLHNKINLMNELSKIKKVIQKHLPDAPHEVMLVLDGSTGQNAFFQAQEFTKATQVTSLAITKLDGTAKGGVVIGISDQFKIPVKYIGVGEKVEDLQIFDKYEFVDSFFSIQNA, from the coding sequence ATGTCTATCTTTAAACGCTTCTTCACCAAAGAACAAAAACAAACGCTTGATAAAGGTTTAGAAAAAAGCAAGAGTAGCTTTTTTGATAAAGTAAGTAAAGCACTTATTGGCAAATCCAAAGTAGATGACGATGTATTAGACGACCTCGAAAACATCTTAGTAGCCTCTGACGTAGGCGTAGAAACAACGGTAAAGATTATCAAACGCATCGAGGAGCGCGTAGCCAAAGATAAGTACGCCACTACCTCTGAATTAGACCGCATCTTGCGCGAGGAAATTGCCGCCCTTTTGTCCGAAAACTCGACCCCAGCTCAAAATTTTGACCTTCCTGCCCAAACCAAACCTTACGTCTTGATGGTAGTAGGGGTCAATGGCGTAGGCAAGACCACCACGATTGGCAAATTAGCTGCCCAATACAAAGCCGCAGGGAAAAAAGTAGTCTTAGGGGCTGCCGATACCTTCCGCGCTGCCGCTGTGGAGCAGCTCATCACTTGGGGCAACCGCGTAGGCGTGCCTGTGGTTTCGAAAGGCATGGGCGTACATCCTGCCACCGTAGCCTTCGATGCGGTAGATTTTGCGATGAAAGAAGAAGCCGACATCGTTATCATCGATACGGCAGGCAGGCTTCACAATAAGATTAACCTGATGAACGAACTCTCTAAAATCAAGAAAGTGATTCAGAAGCACCTCCCCGATGCGCCACACGAGGTAATGTTGGTTTTAGATGGCAGTACAGGACAGAACGCCTTTTTCCAAGCCCAAGAATTTACGAAAGCTACCCAAGTAACCTCTTTGGCAATTACCAAATTAGATGGCACAGCAAAAGGAGGCGTTGTGATAGGCATTTCAGACCAGTTTAAAATTCCCGTCAAATATATCGGAGTAGGAGAAAAAGTAGAAGACCTGCAAATTTTCGACAAGTACGAATTTGTAGATTCTTTCTTTTCTATTCAAAACGCCTAA
- the uvrA gene encoding excinuclease ABC subunit UvrA, producing the protein MTSLSDSAALKRLTFSEDLNTRDYILIKGARVNNLKNINLALPRNRFIVVTGVSGSGKSSLAFDTLFAEGQRMYVESLNSYMRQFLGRMEKPDVDWIRGVSPAIAVEQKVNTRNPRSTVGTTTEIYDYLKLFFARIGKTYSPISGKEVRKDSVSDVVDFILKHPENTKYLLLAPLQMREDRSLAETFKILLQQGFTRIKLQDEVIFIEQLLPADAIPTPIEDEQETEEAEDWDEEIEAEAPQKKKKGSKKTNKEKNIATAAPLSAELQKIQDLIEKEQAQLFVLIDRGIVKQQDESVLFRLADSVQTAFYESDGICRVEIFEPQAEPTVSIFSDKFEADGIVFEEPTINFFSFNSPQGACRRCEGFGNILGIDEELVFPDKTLSVYEGAIAPWRTPKMRSWLEPLLRQGIEFDFPIHRPYEELDQAHKDLLWSGNSYFEGLDGFFNFLERESHQIQYRVLYSRYKGKQTCPDCKGSRIRKEAGFVKIGGKSIQDLVLMPIDELVEFLNQIQLNAHEEKIARRILIEIKNRLGYLLEVGLPYLTLNRQTATLSGGEFQRIKLATSLGSALVGSMYILDEPSIGLHPKDTQNLIRVLKQLRDLGNTVIVVEHEEEVIRAADYLIDIGMDAGRGGGEVIFEGTPSELAENQNQEGSYTAQYLSGRLQVFQPQKRREWSDFILIEGARENNLRNLDVKFPLGVLTAVTGVSGSGKSTLIRQLLYPALLRNLGSTSEEVGKMRDISGSLKKITQVEMVDQNPIGKSSRSNPVTYVKAYDLIRTLYAEQPLAVQRGYRPAMFSFNVEGGRCDNCQGEGKIKIEMQFMADIYLTCEVCQGKRFKKEILDITYQDKNITEVLEMTVDESVLFFKNKPRIVDKLLPLQEVGLGYVQLGQSSNTLSGGEAQRIKLASFLGKGQNSANEHIVFIFDEPTTGLHFHDIAKLLTSINALVDLGHTAIVIEHNTEMIQAADWVIDLGKDGGKKGGNLCFEGTPENLILEKDNYTAHFLRKSLEKK; encoded by the coding sequence ATGACCTCCCTTTCCGACTCTGCCGCTTTGAAACGACTTACTTTTTCCGAAGACCTCAATACGCGCGATTATATCCTCATCAAGGGAGCGCGTGTCAATAATCTCAAAAATATCAACTTGGCACTGCCGCGCAATCGCTTTATCGTCGTTACGGGAGTTTCGGGTAGTGGCAAATCTTCTTTGGCTTTCGATACACTCTTTGCCGAAGGGCAGCGCATGTATGTAGAAAGCCTTAATAGCTACATGCGGCAGTTTTTGGGTAGAATGGAAAAGCCAGACGTAGATTGGATTCGTGGCGTTTCCCCTGCCATTGCCGTAGAGCAGAAGGTCAATACGCGCAATCCGCGCTCTACCGTCGGGACAACTACCGAAATTTATGATTACCTCAAACTGTTTTTTGCGCGTATCGGCAAGACCTATTCGCCTATTTCAGGGAAGGAAGTGCGCAAAGATAGCGTTTCCGACGTAGTGGATTTTATTTTGAAGCACCCCGAAAACACCAAGTATCTCCTGCTTGCGCCGCTACAAATGCGAGAAGATAGAAGCCTTGCCGAAACCTTCAAAATCCTACTCCAACAGGGCTTTACGCGCATCAAACTTCAAGACGAGGTAATTTTTATCGAACAACTGCTGCCTGCTGATGCCATTCCTACCCCTATCGAAGACGAACAAGAAACCGAAGAAGCCGAAGATTGGGACGAAGAAATAGAAGCCGAAGCCCCTCAAAAAAAGAAAAAGGGTAGTAAAAAAACCAACAAGGAAAAAAATATCGCCACTGCTGCGCCACTATCTGCCGAATTGCAAAAAATTCAAGATTTGATAGAAAAGGAGCAAGCGCAACTCTTTGTTTTGATAGATAGAGGCATTGTCAAACAGCAAGATGAGAGTGTTCTCTTTCGATTAGCCGATTCGGTACAGACGGCATTTTATGAAAGTGATGGCATTTGTAGGGTAGAAATTTTTGAACCGCAGGCAGAGCCTACCGTTTCTATCTTTTCGGATAAATTCGAAGCCGATGGTATCGTCTTTGAAGAGCCTACTATTAACTTTTTTAGCTTCAATAGTCCGCAAGGAGCTTGTAGGCGTTGCGAAGGCTTTGGCAATATCTTGGGCATTGATGAAGAATTGGTCTTTCCCGACAAAACCTTGTCTGTCTATGAGGGTGCAATCGCCCCTTGGCGCACGCCCAAAATGCGCAGTTGGCTCGAACCGCTGCTAAGACAGGGCATAGAGTTTGATTTTCCGATTCACCGCCCTTATGAGGAATTAGACCAAGCGCACAAGGATCTGCTTTGGAGTGGCAATTCCTATTTTGAAGGCTTAGATGGCTTTTTCAACTTTTTAGAGCGCGAAAGCCACCAAATTCAGTATCGCGTGCTTTATTCGCGCTACAAAGGCAAGCAGACCTGCCCCGACTGCAAAGGCTCGCGCATCAGAAAAGAAGCGGGTTTTGTCAAGATTGGGGGCAAATCTATTCAAGATTTGGTCTTGATGCCGATAGATGAGTTGGTAGAATTTTTAAATCAAATACAGCTCAATGCGCATGAGGAAAAAATTGCACGCCGAATTTTGATAGAAATTAAAAACCGTTTGGGATACCTTTTGGAAGTGGGTTTGCCTTATCTGACCCTCAACCGCCAAACAGCAACCCTTTCGGGCGGCGAATTTCAGCGCATCAAATTAGCCACTTCTTTGGGTTCGGCATTGGTAGGCTCGATGTACATCTTAGACGAACCCAGCATTGGTTTGCACCCAAAAGATACGCAAAACCTGATTCGCGTCTTGAAACAGTTGCGCGATTTGGGCAATACCGTCATTGTAGTAGAACACGAGGAGGAAGTAATTAGAGCCGCCGACTACCTCATCGACATCGGCATGGACGCAGGCAGAGGGGGCGGCGAAGTCATCTTTGAAGGCACACCTTCAGAATTGGCAGAAAATCAAAATCAGGAGGGAAGCTACACAGCGCAGTACCTAAGTGGCAGATTGCAAGTCTTTCAGCCCCAAAAGAGGCGCGAATGGTCGGATTTTATTCTTATTGAAGGCGCAAGGGAAAACAATTTGCGCAACCTCGATGTCAAATTTCCCTTGGGCGTACTAACTGCCGTTACAGGTGTTTCGGGTAGTGGCAAATCTACTTTGATTCGCCAACTATTATACCCTGCCCTACTTCGAAACTTAGGCAGCACCAGCGAAGAAGTGGGAAAAATGCGCGACATATCGGGCAGCCTCAAAAAAATTACGCAGGTGGAGATGGTAGACCAAAATCCGATAGGGAAATCTTCGCGCTCCAATCCCGTTACCTACGTCAAAGCCTACGACCTGATTCGTACCCTATATGCCGAACAGCCGCTTGCGGTGCAGCGTGGATACAGACCCGCTATGTTTTCTTTCAATGTAGAAGGCGGCAGGTGCGATAATTGCCAAGGCGAAGGTAAGATTAAGATAGAGATGCAATTTATGGCAGATATTTATCTAACCTGTGAAGTGTGTCAGGGTAAAAGATTTAAAAAGGAAATTTTAGATATTACCTATCAAGACAAAAACATCACCGAAGTTTTAGAAATGACCGTAGATGAAAGCGTCCTCTTTTTCAAAAACAAGCCTCGTATTGTAGATAAATTGCTACCCTTGCAAGAAGTAGGCTTAGGCTACGTTCAATTAGGGCAGTCTTCTAATACGCTTTCTGGTGGCGAAGCCCAACGCATCAAATTAGCCTCCTTTTTAGGAAAAGGGCAGAATAGCGCAAACGAACATATCGTCTTTATTTTCGATGAGCCGACGACGGGTTTGCACTTTCACGATATAGCCAAACTGCTCACCTCTATCAATGCCTTAGTAGATTTGGGACACACCGCCATTGTCATCGAGCATAATACCGAGATGATTCAGGCTGCCGATTGGGTCATAGATTTGGGTAAAGATGGCGGCAAAAAAGGGGGAAATCTATGTTTTGAAGGCACACCTGAAAATCTAATCTTAGAAAAAGACAATTATACGGCGCATTTTTTGCGGAAAAGTTTAGAAAAAAAATAA
- the rimM gene encoding ribosome maturation factor RimM (Essential for efficient processing of 16S rRNA) has protein sequence MDKKKCFELGRIIRPHGLAGEMVILLEVDNPEDYLDLDTLFIEKKGQLSPYFVESLHLQPNGRALLALEGIDSIEAAQALSQLAVWLPDSYLPELEADEYFLHELVGYEVLDEKIGRLGVVENVYELPTENALVLTYQGAEVLILMQSQWILNLDKTAKKIEMRLPEGLLEVYTQPQTAADKDGEDEMEQ, from the coding sequence ATGGACAAGAAAAAATGCTTTGAGCTGGGCAGAATCATTCGTCCGCATGGCTTGGCAGGCGAAATGGTCATCTTACTTGAAGTAGATAATCCCGAAGATTATTTGGATTTGGATACCCTCTTTATAGAAAAAAAAGGACAACTTAGCCCTTATTTTGTAGAATCTTTGCATTTGCAGCCCAACGGACGCGCACTATTGGCACTCGAAGGGATTGATTCGATAGAGGCGGCACAGGCTCTAAGCCAACTTGCCGTTTGGCTACCCGATAGCTATCTACCTGAATTAGAGGCTGATGAATATTTCCTTCATGAGTTAGTGGGCTATGAAGTCTTAGACGAAAAAATAGGGCGGCTCGGCGTGGTAGAAAATGTCTATGAACTTCCAACCGAAAACGCACTTGTCCTCACCTATCAAGGGGCAGAGGTCTTGATTTTGATGCAAAGCCAATGGATACTGAATTTAGACAAGACGGCAAAAAAAATAGAGATGCGCCTTCCCGAAGGGCTTTTAGAAGTCTATACACAGCCCCAAACGGCAGCCGATAAAGACGGCGAAGACGAAATGGAGCAATAA
- a CDS encoding dihydroorotase, translated as MNHSAHLAPLFAPAFVLEAVRLVEGTGISDQLFDIWVEEGIITGLYPTQSRPIAANFARPLPAPATRENEICLSAAWLDMRAWVGEMGYEYKETLIQTEAAALRGGFLQVAILPNQQPILENKETVAFFKNKKKIENGAVEWLPIAALTAQCQGKDLTEFHDLQAAGAVAFSDGLKAVHHTGTLLRALQYAKPLGAVLMQISKEPYLSERGQMHEGIASTRLGLRGLPALAEAMAIEQMLALLRYTGGRLHFSTLSTAEGVALIRKAKAEGLAVSADMAAYQLSFLDEDLAEFDTHLKVYPPFRGNTDRLALLSALQDGTIDCVVSNHQPQDLESKRLEFDLAEFGITSLQTAFSSLYAALLPHLGREKSLALAVEKLTAAPRAILGLEKKVVKVGEKAFFTLFAPEAAHDFENNPLAKNASKATNSPFLDAKIAAQKLKGRVLGVVENEKCYLF; from the coding sequence ATGAACCATTCTGCACACTTAGCCCCTTTGTTTGCGCCTGCTTTCGTTTTAGAAGCCGTCCGTTTGGTAGAAGGCACAGGTATTTCCGACCAACTTTTTGATATATGGGTAGAAGAAGGCATCATTACGGGGCTTTATCCTACCCAAAGTCGCCCGATTGCTGCCAATTTTGCTCGTCCTTTGCCTGCCCCTGCCACAAGGGAAAATGAAATCTGCCTTTCTGCGGCTTGGCTCGATATGCGGGCTTGGGTAGGTGAAATGGGCTATGAATACAAAGAAACGCTTATCCAGACCGAAGCGGCTGCGCTGCGTGGCGGCTTTTTGCAGGTAGCCATTTTGCCCAATCAGCAGCCCATTTTAGAAAACAAAGAGACTGTGGCTTTTTTTAAAAACAAGAAAAAAATAGAAAACGGCGCGGTAGAATGGCTACCCATTGCGGCACTCACAGCGCAATGTCAGGGCAAAGACCTCACCGAATTTCACGATTTACAGGCGGCAGGGGCGGTTGCTTTTTCAGACGGATTGAAGGCAGTGCATCATACAGGTACTTTGCTACGCGCCTTGCAGTATGCCAAACCTTTGGGCGCAGTTCTGATGCAAATAAGCAAAGAACCCTACCTTTCCGAACGGGGACAAATGCACGAGGGAATCGCCTCTACGCGCTTGGGGCTACGTGGGCTGCCTGCCTTAGCCGAAGCAATGGCGATAGAGCAGATGTTGGCGTTGTTGCGCTATACGGGAGGGCGTTTGCACTTTTCTACCCTTTCTACGGCAGAGGGCGTAGCTCTGATACGAAAAGCCAAAGCCGAAGGCTTGGCGGTGAGTGCAGATATGGCAGCCTATCAACTTTCCTTTTTAGATGAAGATTTAGCAGAATTTGACACGCATCTGAAAGTATATCCGCCCTTTCGCGGCAATACCGACCGTTTGGCACTCCTTTCTGCCCTGCAAGATGGGACGATAGATTGCGTCGTTTCGAATCACCAACCGCAAGACCTTGAAAGCAAACGTTTAGAATTTGACTTAGCAGAATTTGGTATCACAAGCCTACAAACGGCGTTTTCAAGCCTTTATGCTGCCCTACTGCCTCACTTAGGTAGAGAAAAAAGCCTCGCCTTAGCAGTGGAAAAACTAACAGCTGCCCCTCGCGCCATTTTAGGACTCGAAAAGAAAGTAGTCAAAGTAGGGGAAAAAGCCTTTTTCACACTCTTTGCACCAGAGGCAGCCCATGATTTTGAAAACAATCCTTTGGCTAAAAATGCCTCGAAAGCCACTAACTCGCCTTTTTTAGATGCCAAAATTGCAGCCCAAAAGCTCAAAGGTAGGGTGTTAGGCGTGGTAGAGAACGAAAAATGCTACCTATTTTAA